From Pseudonocardia autotrophica, one genomic window encodes:
- a CDS encoding HNH endonuclease signature motif containing protein — protein MELPGTRSRERHTIPGRLEHMFDIDGGLLSPEAVAADPCPHGMTRELCGLLCGDDDPAVTVDPDRPVGFALALDCQLAGDSPELLDDAQLLDVVEGAERMERWASALRTRMLAVFADRHPPGSSAPPPGADSGAAAPVGRWLPDQVALTLRVSLEEARCMLAGAVRFAHVLPATLAEWEAGRIDERKADAIAHATSVLTDEVAREVEARVLPGAAAAPRRLLQDRLRRTVARVDPQGAARRHERAKADRRMSISRSDDGMASLWLSAAAEQTEASWRSVDRLARSLGADDPRTLEQRRVDLAHQLLQGTVSITDLAAVREAVCQVLAAGANATVGAGTTAGAAGGDGAAGVGAGGGAGAGGGAARPAGAGPVDGATTSWARGAIGSHGVNGSCGATGGTREAGVADTAASAGLSPEALAEVVAQVLAARADPVAAIGRKPLIQVVVSLDTLLGDDRPAELVGHGPIPATTARALAAGGVWARLVVDPLSGEVRDRGRSTYAPPDDLADLVRARDGICRGPLCSRPIRDLDHLVPWADGGMTDAANLHGLCLHHHKLKDAPGWQVVAGEDGSLTWISPCGRQETTRPHDYRPHLTNPDTPPPSDNPEAATADRGVDDAPPF, from the coding sequence GTGGAATTGCCTGGAACTCGTTCTAGAGAGCGGCACACAATCCCCGGTAGACTCGAACACATGTTCGACATCGATGGTGGGTTGCTCAGCCCGGAGGCGGTCGCGGCCGATCCGTGCCCGCACGGCATGACCCGCGAGCTGTGCGGACTGCTGTGCGGGGATGACGATCCGGCCGTCACGGTGGATCCGGATCGGCCGGTGGGTTTCGCGTTGGCGTTGGACTGTCAGCTCGCCGGGGACAGCCCCGAACTGCTCGACGATGCCCAGCTGCTCGATGTGGTCGAGGGTGCCGAGCGGATGGAACGCTGGGCCTCGGCGCTGCGTACCCGGATGCTGGCCGTGTTCGCCGACCGGCACCCACCGGGCAGCAGCGCGCCGCCACCGGGCGCGGATTCGGGTGCGGCGGCGCCGGTGGGGCGGTGGTTACCCGACCAGGTCGCACTCACGTTGCGGGTGTCGTTGGAGGAGGCCCGCTGCATGCTCGCGGGCGCGGTCAGGTTCGCGCATGTGCTTCCGGCGACCCTGGCGGAGTGGGAGGCGGGCCGGATCGACGAGCGCAAGGCCGACGCGATCGCACACGCCACGAGCGTCCTGACCGATGAGGTGGCGCGGGAGGTCGAGGCACGAGTGTTGCCCGGCGCGGCTGCCGCGCCCCGCCGGTTGTTGCAGGATCGGTTGCGTCGCACCGTGGCGCGGGTGGACCCGCAGGGTGCGGCGCGGCGGCACGAGCGGGCCAAGGCTGATCGGCGGATGTCGATCAGCCGGTCCGATGACGGGATGGCCTCGTTGTGGCTCTCCGCCGCCGCCGAGCAGACCGAGGCGTCGTGGCGGTCGGTGGACCGGCTGGCCAGATCCCTGGGCGCCGACGACCCGCGCACGCTGGAGCAGCGGCGGGTCGACCTGGCCCACCAACTCTTGCAGGGCACGGTGTCGATCACCGACCTGGCCGCGGTCCGAGAGGCCGTCTGCCAGGTCCTCGCCGCCGGAGCAAACGCCACAGTCGGTGCGGGCACGACAGCCGGTGCAGCCGGCGGAGACGGTGCAGCCGGTGTAGGTGCTGGAGGCGGTGCAGGTGCTGGAGGTGGCGCAGCCCGGCCGGCCGGTGCCGGACCGGTTGACGGTGCCACAACCAGCTGGGCTCGCGGGGCCATCGGATCCCATGGGGTCAACGGATCCTGTGGGGCCACCGGGGGAACCCGGGAAGCCGGCGTCGCCGATACTGCCGCGTCGGCGGGTCTGTCGCCCGAGGCGCTGGCCGAGGTGGTCGCTCAGGTGTTGGCGGCCAGGGCGGATCCGGTGGCGGCGATCGGGCGCAAGCCGTTGATCCAGGTCGTGGTCTCGCTCGACACGCTGCTCGGCGATGACCGCCCGGCCGAACTGGTCGGACACGGGCCGATCCCGGCGACCACAGCCCGGGCACTGGCCGCCGGTGGGGTGTGGGCGCGGTTGGTGGTGGATCCGCTCTCGGGGGAGGTCCGCGATCGTGGGCGCAGCACCTACGCCCCGCCCGACGATCTGGCTGATCTGGTGCGGGCTCGCGATGGAATCTGTCGTGGTCCGTTGTGCAGCAGACCGATCCGCGATCTCGACCACCTCGTCCCCTGGGCCGACGGTGGTATGACCGACGCGGCGAACCTGCACGGTCTGTGCCTGCACCACCACAAACTCAAAGACGCACCCGGCTGGCAGGTCGTCGCCGGAGAGGACGGGTCGCTCACCTGGATCAGCCCGTGCGGCCGCCAGGAGACGACCCGACCGCACGACTACCGGCCCCACCTCACGAACCCGGACACACCACCACCCTCCGACAACCCGGAGGCTGCGACCGCTGATCGAGGTGTCGACGATGCCCCGCCGTTCTGA
- the trpS gene encoding tryptophan--tRNA ligase gives MTDRRPRVLSGIQPTADSFHLGNYLGALRQWVALQESHEAFYCVVDLHAITVEHDPKELAQRTRVAAAQLLGLGLDPQRCTLFVQSHVPEHARLSWVLECITGFGEAGRMTQFKDKSARHGADRATVGLFTYPVLQAADILLYQADQVPVGEDQRQHLELTRNLAQRFNHRFGATFQVPEPYIPQATAKIFDLQDPTAKMSKSASSPSGIVELLDPPKTSAKKIRSAVTDNEREIRYDPETKPGIANLLTINAAMTDRKVSEVEAEYEGRGYGDLKKDLGEIVAAFAEPFAERVRGYLADPAELDRVLAHGATRAREVSGATLAAVHERIGFLPPAG, from the coding sequence ATGACCGACCGCCGTCCCCGCGTGCTCTCCGGAATCCAGCCCACCGCCGACTCGTTCCATCTCGGCAACTACCTGGGCGCGCTGCGGCAGTGGGTGGCGCTGCAGGAGAGCCACGAGGCGTTCTACTGCGTGGTCGACCTGCACGCGATCACCGTGGAGCACGACCCGAAGGAGCTGGCGCAGCGGACCCGGGTGGCCGCGGCGCAGCTGCTCGGCCTCGGCCTGGACCCGCAGCGGTGCACGCTGTTCGTCCAGTCGCACGTGCCCGAGCACGCCCGGCTGAGCTGGGTGCTGGAGTGCATCACCGGCTTCGGCGAGGCCGGCCGGATGACCCAGTTCAAGGACAAGTCGGCGCGTCACGGTGCCGACCGGGCGACCGTCGGCCTGTTCACCTACCCGGTGCTGCAGGCCGCGGACATCCTGCTCTACCAGGCCGACCAGGTTCCGGTCGGTGAGGACCAGCGCCAGCACCTGGAGCTGACCCGGAACCTGGCGCAGCGGTTCAACCACCGCTTCGGTGCGACCTTCCAGGTGCCGGAGCCCTACATTCCGCAGGCTACCGCGAAGATCTTCGACCTGCAGGACCCGACGGCGAAGATGAGCAAGTCGGCGTCGTCGCCGTCCGGGATCGTGGAGCTGCTGGACCCGCCGAAGACGTCCGCCAAGAAGATCCGCTCGGCGGTCACCGACAACGAGCGTGAGATCCGCTACGACCCGGAGACCAAGCCGGGCATCGCGAACCTCCTGACGATCAACGCGGCGATGACCGACCGGAAGGTCTCCGAGGTCGAGGCCGAGTACGAGGGCCGCGGCTACGGCGATCTCAAGAAGGACCTCGGCGAGATCGTCGCGGCCTTCGCGGAGCCGTTCGCCGAGCGGGTCCGCGGCTATCTCGCCGATCCGGCGGAGCTGGACCGGGTTCTGGCGCACGGTGCCACCCGGGCGCGCGAGGTGTCCGGCGCGACACTGGCCGCAGTTCACGAGAGGATCGGCTTCCTCCCGCCCGCAGGCTGA
- a CDS encoding IS110 family RNA-guided transposase: MQSASTTSTRNPAHAHAHATLPADPPGDVTAGLDWARDDHAVAIVDHRGTQIGRHTIDHTAAGLRELVALLRRAGAAEVAIERPDGPVVDTLLQAGITVVVISPNQVKNLRGRYGSAGNKDDRFDAYVLADTLRTDRARLAPLTPDRPETATLRRACRTRKDLVGHRVAVANQLRAHLRTVLPGVVGLFAHIDSAISLTFLRSFATQDHIDALTTAGLAAWLSEVGYCGRTAPAVLHARLRTAPRGLTGHDAEINTEITHALTNVLTTLNTQIATVSAQIERQLAEHADAHVFTNLPRAGRVRAARLLAEIGDCRARFPTPEALTCLAGVAPSTRQSGKHRSVGFRWACDKQLRDAVCDFAGDSRRANPWADDLYQRARDRGHDHAHAVRILGRAWLFVIWHCWQDNLAYDPTRHRALQRLLEDQQAAG, encoded by the coding sequence ATGCAGTCTGCCAGTACCACCAGCACCCGCAACCCCGCCCACGCCCACGCCCACGCCACGTTGCCCGCCGACCCGCCCGGTGATGTCACCGCCGGTCTGGACTGGGCCCGTGACGACCACGCGGTCGCGATCGTCGACCACCGCGGCACCCAGATCGGCCGCCACACCATCGACCACACCGCGGCCGGTCTGCGGGAACTGGTCGCGCTCCTGCGCCGCGCCGGGGCAGCCGAGGTCGCGATCGAACGCCCCGACGGCCCCGTCGTCGACACCCTGCTCCAGGCCGGGATCACCGTGGTCGTGATCAGCCCCAACCAGGTCAAGAACCTGCGCGGACGCTACGGCTCGGCCGGGAACAAGGACGATCGCTTCGATGCCTACGTCCTGGCCGACACCCTGCGCACCGACCGCGCCCGCCTGGCCCCGCTGACCCCGGACCGCCCCGAGACCGCGACCCTGCGCCGGGCCTGCCGCACCCGCAAGGACCTCGTTGGCCACCGGGTCGCGGTGGCCAACCAGCTGCGCGCGCACCTGCGCACCGTGCTGCCCGGCGTGGTCGGGCTCTTCGCCCACATCGACTCCGCGATCAGCCTGACCTTCCTGCGCAGCTTCGCCACCCAGGACCACATCGACGCGCTCACTACCGCCGGGCTGGCCGCCTGGCTGAGCGAGGTCGGCTACTGCGGGCGCACCGCCCCGGCCGTGCTCCACGCCCGTCTGCGCACCGCGCCCCGCGGCCTGACCGGGCACGACGCCGAGATCAACACCGAGATCACCCACGCCCTGACCAACGTGTTGACCACGCTCAACACGCAGATCGCCACCGTGTCGGCCCAGATCGAGCGCCAGCTCGCCGAGCACGCCGACGCCCACGTGTTCACCAACCTCCCGCGAGCCGGACGAGTCCGCGCCGCCCGACTGCTCGCCGAGATCGGCGACTGCCGGGCCCGCTTCCCCACTCCCGAAGCGCTGACCTGCCTGGCCGGCGTCGCCCCGTCGACCCGCCAGTCCGGCAAACACCGCTCGGTCGGCTTCCGCTGGGCCTGCGACAAACAACTCCGCGACGCCGTCTGCGACTTCGCCGGCGACTCGCGACGCGCCAACCCCTGGGCCGACGACCTCTACCAACGCGCCCGCGACCGCGGGCACGACCACGCCCACGCGGTCCGGATCCTGGGCCGCGCCTGGCTGTTCGTCATCTGGCACTGCTGGCAGGACAACCTCGCCTACGACCCCACCCGACACCGCGCCCTCCAACGCCTCCTCGAAGATCAACAAGCGGCGGGTTGA
- a CDS encoding winged helix-turn-helix transcriptional regulator, producing MQAQKLGAVGRGLGLLADTWTLLILQRAALGVRRYAGWRDTLNISDATLSARLRSLVDAGLLETRPYREGGRERREYALTERGADIWKLLLATWHWEKTRVPREVPLPDIVHRACGAPAGVLTCCGFCGEQAGPRDTEVYRTPGTPGLEQLARQHPRRTRGRLPEDSMSLLPGAMEIIGDRWGATVLGAALTGLRSFSAIADALAISPEVLSDRLRRFVELGVLERTGAGAYRLTEKGIASFPIFACLVDWSHRWHAGVDGSPIDFTIRHRACGAVLQVRLVCDRCGEAFDRGSVSPVQPS from the coding sequence GTGCAGGCGCAGAAGCTGGGCGCCGTGGGGCGCGGGCTCGGCCTGCTCGCGGATACCTGGACGCTGCTGATCCTGCAGCGGGCGGCGCTCGGGGTGCGCAGGTACGCCGGATGGCGGGACACCCTCAACATCTCCGACGCGACGCTGTCCGCGCGACTGCGGTCGCTGGTCGATGCGGGCCTGCTGGAGACCCGTCCCTATCGCGAGGGCGGCCGGGAGCGGCGCGAGTACGCACTGACCGAGCGCGGCGCCGACATCTGGAAGCTGTTGCTCGCCACCTGGCACTGGGAGAAGACCCGGGTGCCGCGCGAGGTGCCGCTGCCGGACATCGTGCACCGGGCCTGTGGTGCCCCCGCCGGCGTGCTGACCTGCTGCGGGTTCTGCGGCGAGCAGGCCGGCCCGCGGGACACCGAGGTGTACCGGACGCCCGGAACGCCGGGTCTGGAGCAACTCGCCCGTCAGCACCCGCGACGCACCCGCGGTCGGCTCCCCGAGGACTCGATGTCCCTGCTCCCGGGGGCGATGGAGATCATCGGCGACCGCTGGGGGGCCACCGTGCTCGGTGCCGCGCTGACCGGGCTCCGCTCGTTCAGCGCGATCGCCGACGCATTGGCGATCTCCCCGGAGGTGCTCTCCGACCGGTTGCGCCGGTTCGTCGAGCTGGGGGTGCTGGAGCGGACCGGGGCCGGTGCGTACCGGCTCACCGAGAAGGGGATCGCATCGTTCCCGATCTTCGCCTGTCTGGTCGACTGGTCGCATCGCTGGCACGCCGGGGTCGACGGGTCGCCGATCGACTTCACGATCCGGCACCGCGCCTGCGGTGCGGTGCTGCAGGTCCGGCTGGTCTGCGACCGGTGCGGCGAGGCGTTCGACCGGGGCTCGGTCTCGCCGGTACAACCGAGCTGA
- the yhjD gene encoding inner membrane protein YhjD: MADNRPTTTAHRFDEDEEEGPTFLERQREKHPWLDHLVRAGERYTENHGDHYAAAITYFSILALVPLLMVAFAAAGFVLRGNPELLEELRDGIASAAPGGLGETLGQVVDTAVDRAGAIGLIGLGGALYSGIGWMSNLREALTEQWGQRDEAPPMIKRLAFDLLALVGLGLAMVLSFAIASVTGSLGVTLLGMVGLGGVGWAIVLLNIVGFLVGLLGNWLVFLWVIARLPREPVTFRSAAKAALLGAIGFVILQRVMVLYLGSFGGTPVGQAFGPILGLLIFIFFTSRFLLFVTAWAASAEENDHGPRDIPGPAVIRPQYVVREGPGALASAGLVTAGVIGGALGLRALGRRRR, encoded by the coding sequence ATGGCCGACAACCGTCCGACGACGACGGCGCACCGGTTCGACGAGGACGAGGAGGAGGGCCCGACCTTCCTGGAGCGTCAGCGTGAGAAGCACCCCTGGCTCGACCACCTGGTCCGGGCCGGGGAGCGCTACACCGAGAACCACGGTGACCACTACGCCGCGGCGATCACCTACTTCTCGATCCTGGCGCTGGTGCCGCTGCTGATGGTGGCCTTCGCCGCGGCCGGTTTCGTGCTGCGCGGCAACCCCGAACTGCTCGAGGAGCTGCGTGACGGCATCGCGTCGGCGGCGCCCGGCGGGCTCGGCGAGACGCTCGGCCAGGTCGTCGACACCGCGGTCGACCGGGCGGGCGCGATCGGCCTCATCGGTCTGGGGGGTGCGCTCTACTCCGGGATCGGCTGGATGAGCAACCTGCGCGAGGCGCTCACCGAGCAGTGGGGGCAGCGTGACGAGGCCCCGCCGATGATCAAGCGGCTGGCGTTCGACCTGCTGGCGCTGGTCGGGCTCGGCCTGGCGATGGTGCTGTCGTTCGCGATCGCCTCGGTCACCGGCTCGCTCGGCGTGACCCTGCTGGGGATGGTCGGGCTCGGCGGGGTGGGCTGGGCGATCGTGCTGCTGAACATCGTCGGGTTCCTGGTCGGCCTGCTCGGGAACTGGCTGGTGTTCCTCTGGGTGATCGCCCGGCTGCCCCGCGAGCCGGTGACCTTCCGCAGCGCGGCGAAGGCGGCGCTGCTCGGCGCGATCGGCTTCGTGATCCTGCAGCGGGTGATGGTCCTGTACCTGGGCAGCTTCGGCGGCACGCCGGTCGGCCAGGCGTTCGGGCCGATCCTCGGTCTGCTGATCTTCATCTTCTTCACCTCCCGGTTCCTGCTGTTCGTGACGGCCTGGGCAGCCAGTGCCGAGGAGAACGACCACGGGCCGCGCGACATCCCGGGGCCCGCCGTGATCCGGCCGCAGTACGTCGTGCGGGAGGGTCCCGGGGCGCTGGCCTCGGCCGGTCTGGTCACCGCCGGGGTGATCGGCGGGGCGCTGGGACTGCGGGCACTCGGCCGGCGCCGCCGCTGA
- a CDS encoding exodeoxyribonuclease III → MNVNGVRAASTKGLLDWLAGTAADVVCLQEVRARPEELPEAFRATLDEHGWHLRMAPSETAKGRNGVAVLSRAEPEAVRVGFGDPATDLDGRYLEVDLPGGVTVGSLYLPKGLAGTEKQDAKDAFCKTFGDHLRTAFGRCVATGREMVVAGDWNIAPTELDLRNWRGNRKNSGFLPHERAWYAGLLEHGWADLVRDQHPDVDGPYSWWSYRGRAFDNDVGWRIDHLLGTPGVAAAATGAAVERAPSHDRRWSDHAPVTVRLGEPG, encoded by the coding sequence GTGAACGTCAACGGCGTCCGGGCCGCCTCGACCAAGGGGTTGCTCGACTGGCTGGCGGGTACCGCGGCCGACGTCGTCTGTCTGCAGGAGGTCCGGGCCCGCCCCGAGGAGCTGCCCGAGGCCTTCCGGGCGACCCTCGACGAGCACGGCTGGCACCTGCGGATGGCGCCGTCGGAGACCGCGAAGGGCCGCAACGGCGTCGCGGTGCTGAGCCGGGCCGAGCCGGAGGCGGTGCGGGTCGGGTTCGGCGATCCGGCCACCGACCTCGACGGCCGCTACCTCGAGGTCGACCTGCCCGGCGGGGTCACCGTCGGGTCGCTCTACCTGCCGAAGGGGCTCGCCGGGACCGAGAAGCAGGACGCCAAGGACGCGTTCTGCAAGACCTTCGGGGATCACTTGCGTACCGCGTTCGGCCGGTGCGTGGCCACCGGCCGCGAGATGGTCGTGGCCGGCGACTGGAACATCGCACCGACCGAGCTGGACCTGCGGAACTGGCGGGGCAACCGGAAGAACTCGGGCTTCCTGCCGCACGAGCGGGCCTGGTACGCGGGGCTGCTGGAGCACGGCTGGGCCGATCTGGTCCGCGACCAGCACCCGGACGTCGACGGGCCGTACTCGTGGTGGAGCTACCGCGGGCGGGCCTTCGACAACGACGTGGGCTGGCGGATCGACCACCTGCTCGGCACACCCGGTGTCGCGGCCGCCGCGACCGGCGCCGCCGTCGAGCGGGCGCCGTCGCACGACCGGCGCTGGTCCGACCACGCCCCGGTGACGGTCCGGCTGGGGGAACCCGGATGA
- a CDS encoding bifunctional FO biosynthesis protein CofGH: MADTPAVSVPAEAAPPASAIRRALRRVRDGATLDVTEAAVLLAARGDDLDELLTHAGRVRDAGLVEEGRPGVVTYSRNVFIPLTRLCRDRCHYCTFATVPHRLESMFLERDEVVEIARQGAAQGCKEALFTLGDRPEDRWPQAREWLDARGYESTLDYVRACAIAVLEETGLLPHLNPGVMSWEEATRLKPVAASMGMMLETTSQRLFEKGGPHFGSPDKEPAVRLRALTDAGRVGIPFTTGILIGIGENRTERAESLFAIRSTARAHGHVQEVIVQNFRAKPDTAMAHDPDADLDDLAATIAVARVVLGPKIRLQAPPNLVGEEFGLMVRAGIDDWGGVSPVTVDHVSPERPWPAVDELARVTAAEGFELRERLTAYPKYVRAGSPWIDTRLHGHVAALATADGLADPDAVVEGRSWQEPDGGFASTGRTDLNSTIDTTGRTDDRRGDFGSVYGDWDSVAAELAEQRSRAPERLEGDVKVGLELAASDPAALLDPAHAAAAMAVLTADGSALQTLVRLADDVRRSVNGDDVTYVVNRNINFSNVCYVGCRFCAFAQRERDADAFRLSLDEVAARAADAARDGATEVCMQGGIDPQLPTSFYGDLVRGVHEAVPGMHVHAFSPMEIVSAAAKAGVSIREWLTELKAAGLGSIPGTAAEILDDEVRWVLTKGKLPASQWIEVVSTAHELGIPSSSTMMYGHVDEPRHWLGHLRTLASIQDRTGGFTEFVPLPFVHHNSPIYLAGLARPGPTERDNRAVHAFARLALHGRIDHIQVSWVKLGDDLAAEVLAGGADDMGGTLMEETISRMAGSENGSERSVEELTAIAHGAGRPVRQRTTTYRGEPSALTPARPPGPTMLPLTPA, encoded by the coding sequence ATGGCCGACACTCCTGCCGTCTCCGTTCCGGCCGAGGCCGCCCCGCCCGCCTCCGCGATCCGGCGGGCGCTGCGGCGCGTCCGGGACGGGGCGACGCTGGACGTCACCGAGGCCGCGGTGCTGCTCGCCGCGCGCGGTGACGATCTCGACGAACTGCTCACGCACGCGGGCCGGGTGCGCGACGCGGGGCTGGTCGAGGAAGGGCGCCCCGGCGTCGTCACCTACTCCCGCAACGTGTTCATCCCGCTGACCCGGCTGTGTCGGGACCGGTGCCACTACTGCACGTTCGCGACGGTGCCGCACCGGCTCGAGTCGATGTTCCTGGAGCGCGACGAGGTCGTCGAGATCGCCCGTCAGGGCGCCGCGCAGGGATGCAAGGAAGCGCTGTTCACCCTCGGCGACCGGCCGGAGGACCGCTGGCCGCAGGCCCGCGAGTGGCTCGACGCCCGCGGCTACGAGTCCACCCTCGACTACGTCCGGGCGTGCGCGATCGCGGTGCTGGAGGAGACCGGGCTGCTGCCGCACCTCAACCCGGGCGTCATGTCCTGGGAGGAGGCGACCCGGCTCAAGCCGGTCGCGGCCAGCATGGGAATGATGCTGGAGACCACCTCGCAGCGGCTGTTCGAGAAGGGCGGCCCGCACTTCGGCAGCCCCGACAAGGAGCCCGCGGTCCGGCTGCGCGCGCTGACCGACGCCGGCCGGGTCGGCATCCCCTTCACCACCGGCATCCTGATCGGGATCGGGGAGAACCGCACCGAGCGGGCCGAGTCGCTGTTCGCGATCCGCTCCACCGCGCGGGCGCACGGGCACGTGCAGGAGGTGATCGTCCAGAACTTCCGGGCCAAGCCGGACACCGCGATGGCGCACGACCCGGACGCCGATCTCGACGACCTGGCCGCGACGATCGCCGTCGCCCGCGTGGTGCTCGGCCCGAAGATCCGGCTGCAGGCCCCGCCGAACCTGGTCGGCGAGGAGTTCGGACTGATGGTGCGCGCCGGCATCGACGACTGGGGCGGGGTGTCCCCGGTGACCGTGGACCACGTGTCCCCGGAGCGGCCGTGGCCGGCCGTCGACGAGCTGGCCCGGGTCACCGCCGCCGAGGGCTTCGAGCTGCGGGAGCGGCTCACCGCCTACCCGAAGTACGTGCGGGCCGGGTCGCCGTGGATCGACACCCGGCTGCACGGTCACGTCGCCGCGCTCGCGACCGCCGACGGGCTCGCGGATCCGGACGCCGTCGTCGAGGGGCGGTCCTGGCAGGAGCCCGACGGCGGGTTCGCCTCCACCGGGCGCACCGACCTGAACAGCACCATCGACACGACCGGGCGCACCGACGACCGGCGCGGTGACTTCGGCTCCGTCTACGGCGACTGGGACTCGGTCGCCGCCGAGCTGGCCGAGCAGCGCTCCCGGGCACCCGAGCGGCTCGAGGGCGACGTGAAGGTGGGTCTGGAGCTGGCAGCGTCCGACCCGGCGGCGCTGCTCGACCCGGCGCACGCCGCGGCGGCGATGGCGGTGCTCACCGCCGACGGGTCGGCGCTGCAGACCCTCGTGCGGCTCGCCGACGACGTCCGCCGGTCGGTGAACGGCGACGACGTCACCTACGTCGTCAACCGGAACATCAATTTCTCGAACGTCTGCTACGTCGGCTGCCGGTTCTGCGCGTTCGCCCAGCGTGAGCGGGACGCCGACGCGTTCCGGCTCTCCCTCGACGAGGTCGCCGCGCGGGCCGCCGACGCCGCCCGGGACGGCGCGACCGAGGTCTGTATGCAGGGCGGGATCGACCCGCAGCTGCCCACCTCGTTCTACGGGGACCTGGTCCGTGGGGTGCACGAGGCCGTGCCCGGGATGCACGTGCACGCGTTCTCCCCGATGGAGATCGTCTCGGCGGCGGCCAAGGCCGGCGTGTCGATCCGGGAGTGGCTCACCGAGTTGAAGGCCGCCGGCCTCGGCTCGATCCCGGGCACCGCCGCGGAGATCCTCGACGACGAGGTCCGCTGGGTGCTCACCAAGGGCAAGCTCCCAGCGTCGCAGTGGATCGAGGTCGTGTCGACGGCGCACGAGCTGGGCATCCCGTCGTCGTCGACGATGATGTACGGCCACGTCGACGAGCCCCGGCACTGGCTCGGACACCTGCGCACGCTGGCGTCGATCCAGGACCGGACCGGGGGCTTCACCGAGTTCGTGCCGCTGCCGTTCGTGCACCACAACTCGCCGATCTACCTCGCGGGCCTCGCCCGGCCGGGGCCGACCGAGCGGGACAACCGGGCGGTGCACGCGTTCGCCCGGCTCGCGTTGCACGGCCGGATCGACCACATCCAGGTGTCCTGGGTGAAGCTCGGCGACGATCTCGCCGCCGAGGTGCTCGCCGGTGGGGCCGACGACATGGGCGGCACCCTGATGGAGGAGACGATCAGCCGGATGGCCGGCTCGGAGAACGGCTCGGAACGCTCGGTGGAGGAGCTCACCGCGATCGCGCACGGTGCCGGGCGCCCGGTGCGGCAGCGGACGACCACCTACCGGGGGGAGCCGTCGGCGCTGACCCCGGCCCGGCCCCCCGGTCCGACGATGCTGCCCCTGACCCCGGCCTGA
- a CDS encoding protein kinase domain-containing protein — MTGTGVVGGRYVLLDALDRRGLGPVRRAEDRITGRSVAVTEIAVPAHGDGLRERLLDEVRAAGRLQHPGVVGVLDLITDRTPDGALREYLVTEHPDARPLSGLVEGGPIAPNRAAAIGRDVLAALRAVHADGGTHGGLDPDCVLLAPDGSALVTDLGLARAVGRAPGMFAPPERRDGIGDSPAADLWSLGALLQHTAGRRIPPGGPLERAIAGLTAAEPADRSGPDEAQALLERAARPRPAGGDQDRNRRILLVVAGLLLVAVVAMLLWATR, encoded by the coding sequence ATGACCGGGACCGGCGTCGTCGGCGGCCGTTACGTGCTGCTCGACGCACTGGACCGGCGGGGTCTCGGCCCGGTCCGCCGTGCCGAGGACCGGATCACCGGACGATCGGTGGCGGTCACCGAGATCGCGGTTCCGGCGCACGGCGACGGCCTGCGGGAGCGTCTGCTCGACGAGGTGCGGGCCGCGGGCCGGCTGCAGCATCCCGGGGTGGTCGGCGTCCTCGACCTGATCACCGACCGGACCCCGGACGGTGCGCTGCGCGAGTACCTGGTCACCGAGCATCCGGACGCCCGGCCGCTGAGCGGGCTCGTCGAGGGTGGACCGATCGCCCCGAACCGGGCTGCGGCGATCGGCCGGGACGTGCTCGCGGCGCTGCGCGCCGTGCACGCCGACGGCGGCACCCACGGCGGCCTCGATCCGGACTGCGTGCTGCTGGCCCCGGACGGCTCCGCGCTGGTCACCGATCTCGGCCTGGCCCGCGCCGTCGGCCGGGCACCGGGGATGTTCGCCCCGCCCGAGCGTCGCGACGGGATCGGCGACTCCCCGGCGGCCGACCTGTGGAGCCTCGGTGCCCTGCTGCAGCACACCGCGGGCAGGCGGATCCCGCCCGGTGGCCCGCTGGAGCGGGCGATCGCCGGGCTGACCGCCGCCGAGCCCGCGGACCGGTCCGGCCCGGACGAGGCGCAGGCGTTGCTGGAGCGGGCCGCCCGGCCCCGCCCGGCCGGTGGTGACCAGGACCGCAACCGCCGGATCCTGCTGGTGGTGGCCGGGCTGTTGCTGGTCGCGGTCGTCGCGATGCTGCTCTGGGCGACCCGCTGA
- a CDS encoding YbaK/EbsC family protein, translated as MTEHPADHPRVAAVKEALRAAGADPASIAGMILLPDAVTTAAAAAAALDVEVGQIANSLVFDADGEPLLVLTSGRHRVHTGRVAALIGARTVGRADRDLVKAATGQVIGGVAPVGHPAPLRTLVDVALDDYDRVWAAGGVARSVFPTTFAELVTVTGGAAAQVGE; from the coding sequence ATGACCGAGCACCCCGCCGACCATCCGCGGGTCGCCGCGGTGAAGGAGGCGCTGCGCGCCGCGGGCGCCGATCCGGCGTCGATCGCCGGGATGATCCTGCTCCCGGACGCGGTGACCACCGCTGCCGCTGCGGCCGCGGCGCTCGACGTGGAGGTCGGCCAGATCGCCAACTCGCTGGTGTTCGATGCCGACGGCGAGCCGCTGCTCGTGCTCACCTCGGGGCGGCACCGGGTGCACACCGGCCGGGTTGCGGCCCTGATCGGGGCGCGGACCGTCGGCCGTGCCGACCGGGACCTGGTGAAGGCGGCCACCGGGCAGGTCATCGGCGGGGTGGCGCCGGTCGGGCATCCGGCTCCGCTGCGCACGCTGGTCGACGTCGCGCTCGACGACTACGACCGGGTCTGGGCGGCCGGCGGGGTCGCACGGTCGGTGTTCCCGACGACGTTCGCCGAGCTCGTCACCGTCACCGGGGGTGCGGCGGCACAGGTCGGAGAGTGA